The proteins below are encoded in one region of Halorhodospira halochloris:
- a CDS encoding ABC transporter ATP-binding protein — MVIIMALLETIGVASVMPFLSVLGNPEVVETNDTLAWLYEAGGFQSIDTFLMALGAGAFALVVFGAAFRMVTTYAMARWATMRVHSFAERLLETYLRQPYAYFLDRHSGDLSKTILSEAQQVVSQAIKPGLEAFAYGIVMIFIIGLLIAIDPVLALTVAAVLGGTYGLIYLAIRGYLDRIGRDRVRANKQRFQAAGEALGGIKDIKLLGRERAYLSRFRGPSSRFAKHQATSKVLSQVPQYFIEAVAFGGMIALVLVLMALEGGATSGALGNILPLLGVYAFAGMRLKGAMQKVYRGIAKLRFGAAAVENLYNDLHRRQALAEIRKRPPAPLVPQQAVALENVHYTYPNAPAPALQGMDLHIPVGSSVGLVGSTGAGKTTLVDVILGLLRPTEGAITVDGEPVTDANLRAWQQVLGYVPQEIFLTDASVAENIALGVPPERIDHEQVERCARMAQLHEFVVHEMPQQYETVVGERGVRLSGGQRQRIGIARALYHDPSVLVFDEATSALDNVTEKAVMEAIDALHHQKTIILIAHRLSTVCNCDQVVLLEKGQITAAGGFEELQGRSERFRAMALSR; from the coding sequence ATGGTCATCATCATGGCCCTGCTCGAGACCATCGGCGTCGCCTCGGTGATGCCGTTTCTCAGTGTCCTCGGCAACCCCGAGGTAGTTGAGACCAACGACACCCTCGCCTGGCTCTACGAGGCCGGGGGTTTTCAGTCGATCGACACCTTCCTGATGGCCCTCGGCGCCGGCGCCTTCGCCCTGGTGGTCTTCGGTGCCGCCTTCCGCATGGTGACCACCTACGCCATGGCCCGCTGGGCCACCATGCGCGTCCACAGCTTCGCGGAGCGGCTGCTGGAGACATACCTGCGCCAGCCCTACGCCTACTTCTTAGATCGCCACAGCGGGGACCTATCGAAGACGATCCTCTCCGAGGCGCAGCAGGTGGTGAGTCAGGCGATCAAGCCGGGGCTCGAGGCATTCGCCTACGGCATCGTCATGATTTTCATCATCGGCCTTCTGATAGCCATTGACCCTGTTCTCGCTTTAACGGTCGCCGCTGTCTTGGGCGGCACCTACGGCCTGATCTACCTCGCCATCCGTGGCTATCTGGATCGCATCGGGCGAGACCGAGTGCGGGCCAACAAGCAGCGCTTCCAGGCTGCCGGTGAGGCCCTCGGCGGTATCAAGGACATCAAATTACTCGGCCGTGAGCGTGCCTACCTGTCGCGCTTTCGCGGGCCCTCGAGCCGCTTCGCCAAGCACCAGGCCACGAGCAAGGTCCTCTCGCAAGTGCCGCAGTATTTCATTGAGGCAGTAGCCTTTGGCGGCATGATCGCCCTCGTCTTGGTGCTGATGGCCCTGGAGGGCGGCGCCACATCTGGGGCACTGGGTAACATCCTGCCCCTGCTCGGCGTCTACGCCTTTGCCGGCATGCGCCTCAAAGGCGCGATGCAGAAGGTCTACAGAGGTATTGCCAAGCTGCGCTTCGGTGCCGCCGCTGTCGAGAATCTCTACAACGACCTGCACCGCCGCCAGGCGCTGGCCGAGATCCGCAAGCGCCCGCCGGCTCCGCTGGTCCCCCAGCAAGCGGTGGCGCTGGAGAACGTCCACTACACCTACCCCAACGCTCCAGCCCCGGCGCTGCAGGGCATGGACCTGCACATCCCGGTGGGCAGCTCCGTCGGGCTCGTGGGCAGCACCGGCGCCGGCAAGACCACGCTGGTGGACGTGATCCTCGGGTTGCTGCGCCCCACCGAAGGGGCGATCACGGTGGACGGCGAGCCGGTGACGGACGCCAACCTGCGTGCCTGGCAGCAGGTGCTGGGGTACGTGCCGCAGGAGATCTTCCTCACCGACGCGTCGGTGGCCGAGAACATCGCCCTGGGCGTGCCGCCGGAGCGCATCGACCACGAGCAGGTGGAGCGCTGCGCACGCATGGCGCAGCTCCACGAGTTCGTTGTCCACGAGATGCCGCAGCAGTACGAGACCGTCGTCGGTGAGCGTGGCGTCCGCTTGTCGGGCGGCCAACGCCAGCGCATCGGCATCGCCCGCGCCCTTTACCACGACCCCAGCGTGCTGGTCTTCGACGAGGCCACCAGTGCGCTGGACAACGTCACCGAGAAGGCCGTGATGGAAGCCATCGACGCCCTCCACCACCAGAAGACAATCATCCTCATCGCCCACCGGCTGAGCACCGTGTGCAACTGCGATCAGGTGGTGCTGCTGGAGAAGGGGCAGATCACGGCTGCCGGCGGCTTCGAGGAGCTGCAGGGGCGGAGTGAGCGGTTTCGGGCGATGGCCCTGTCGCGTTAA
- a CDS encoding DUF433 domain-containing protein, whose translation MSELHRITFDPELCGGRPCIRGMRVRVADILDLLAAGASRDEILKDYPYLEMEDITAVLQFAARRTDHPLGIFAA comes from the coding sequence ATGAGCGAGCTTCACCGAATCACTTTCGATCCGGAACTATGCGGTGGGCGCCCATGCATTCGCGGCATGCGTGTGCGAGTGGCGGATATCCTCGACCTCCTGGCAGCCGGGGCAAGCCGTGACGAAATCCTCAAGGACTACCCGTATCTGGAGATGGAGGACATTACAGCGGTTCTCCAATTTGCCGCGCGTCGCACCGACCACCCGCTGGGAATATTCGCCGCTTAG
- a CDS encoding MarR family EPS-associated transcriptional regulator gives MDSEELHLQVLRLLNQNPNLSQRQIARELGLSVGKTNYAVRAVINKGWVKAQNFSNSPNKRRYIYQLTPAGVSEKAQLAYRHLQRKRAEHERLMAEIEDLRAEVEETQGEAEPAERPAGPQS, from the coding sequence ATGGATTCCGAAGAACTCCACCTGCAGGTTCTGCGCCTGCTGAATCAAAACCCCAACCTCAGCCAGCGCCAGATCGCCCGCGAGCTCGGGTTATCCGTCGGCAAGACCAACTACGCCGTGCGCGCCGTGATCAACAAAGGCTGGGTCAAGGCGCAGAACTTCTCCAACTCACCGAACAAGCGCCGCTACATCTACCAGCTTACCCCCGCTGGGGTTAGCGAGAAGGCGCAGCTGGCCTACCGCCACCTGCAGCGCAAGCGCGCCGAGCACGAGCGGCTGATGGCGGAGATCGAGGACCTGCGGGCCGAGGTCGAGGAGACCCAGGGAGAGGCGGAGCCGGCGGAGCGTCCGGCGGGACCGCAGAGCTGA
- a CDS encoding DUF4351 domain-containing protein: MSQQTPDYDQDFKNLIVDYPREAIAFFANQEAAHVDGSVRVLPIRQEQLKERLRHHYRALDTPLHIEWSNGEREVLAFAFEEETRNERFDIHRLIHYCTDLSQMLGTTRIVPVVIFLSARPVPTRLELAGDQHTYLSFQYLYWQAGAESYRQHLDSSNIVARLCLPLMHWEGTDEKLEARASALQGLETLEPDPNKRLKYADFVDNYAQLDDNEQELFRQRYPEEEAIMTGIVSRSRQEGRLEGEAKMLARLLERRFGPLNNQQLERIRSADEQTLWAWSDRVFQADSADEVLDSQS, translated from the coding sequence ATGAGCCAGCAGACCCCAGATTACGACCAGGACTTCAAGAACCTCATCGTCGACTACCCTCGTGAGGCGATCGCCTTTTTCGCCAATCAAGAAGCAGCGCATGTCGATGGCTCCGTACGCGTGCTCCCTATCCGTCAGGAACAGCTCAAGGAGCGGCTCCGTCACCACTACCGGGCACTCGACACCCCACTGCACATCGAATGGTCGAACGGCGAGCGCGAGGTGCTGGCGTTCGCCTTCGAGGAGGAGACCCGGAACGAACGCTTCGACATCCACCGGCTGATTCATTACTGCACCGACCTCTCGCAGATGCTCGGCACAACCCGGATCGTGCCAGTAGTCATCTTCCTCTCCGCACGCCCGGTGCCCACACGGCTGGAGCTTGCCGGGGATCAGCACACGTACCTGAGCTTCCAGTACCTTTATTGGCAGGCCGGAGCCGAGTCGTACCGGCAGCATTTGGACAGCAGCAACATCGTCGCCCGCCTGTGCCTGCCGTTGATGCACTGGGAAGGCACCGACGAAAAGCTCGAAGCCCGCGCCAGCGCGCTGCAGGGGCTCGAGACCCTGGAGCCCGACCCGAACAAGCGGCTCAAGTATGCGGATTTCGTCGACAACTACGCGCAGCTCGATGACAATGAACAGGAACTGTTCAGGCAGCGCTACCCCGAGGAGGAAGCCATCATGACCGGGATCGTAAGCCGCTCACGGCAGGAGGGCCGACTAGAGGGCGAGGCCAAGATGCTCGCACGACTGCTGGAAAGGCGGTTCGGACCGCTCAACAATCAGCAACTCGAACGTATCCGCTCGGCTGACGAGCAAACCCTGTGGGCTTGGTCCGACCGCGTCTTCCAAGCCGACAGCGCCGATGAGGTCTTGGACAGCCAGAGCTGA
- a CDS encoding DUF6364 family protein, translated as MEQETTKVTVRLPKQDVEFAKAYAKAHGMSVTEVIDRHLRRLRALEGHVPSTELEAITDLIPPDVDPEKVYHDHLHHKHQS; from the coding sequence ATGGAACAGGAAACCACCAAGGTGACGGTGCGCCTGCCCAAACAGGATGTGGAGTTCGCGAAGGCCTATGCCAAGGCCCACGGCATGAGCGTTACCGAGGTCATTGATCGCCATCTGCGTCGCCTTCGCGCGCTGGAGGGGCATGTGCCAAGTACCGAGTTGGAGGCCATTACCGACCTGATCCCCCCTGATGTGGATCCTGAGAAGGTTTATCACGACCACCTGCACCACAAGCACCAATCGTGA
- a CDS encoding addiction module protein gives MGTAEKLRALEELWDNLLKQPDAIPTPGWHDDVLAEREAGVRQGEARFDDWRSVRKRLRDRFN, from the coding sequence ATGGGCACGGCCGAGAAGCTCCGCGCGCTTGAGGAACTCTGGGATAACCTCCTCAAGCAGCCCGATGCCATCCCGACTCCAGGCTGGCACGATGACGTGCTGGCCGAGCGCGAGGCGGGCGTGAGGCAGGGCGAAGCCCGGTTTGATGACTGGCGTAGTGTGCGTAAGCGACTTCGCGATCGCTTCAATTGA